Proteins from one Peromyscus eremicus chromosome 8a, PerEre_H2_v1, whole genome shotgun sequence genomic window:
- the LOC131916848 gene encoding olfactory receptor 2Y1B-like — translation MGSFNTSLGGGFILVGFSDWPQLEIIFFIYILIFYSLTLFGNTTIIALSRMDPQLHTPMYFFLSHLSFLDLCFTTSTVPQLLINLHGLDRTISYGGCVAQLLISLALGSTESLLLVVMAFDRYAAVCRPLHYMTIMHPLLCQALAVVSWVGGLVNSLIQTSLMMTMPLCGHRLNHFFCEMPVFLKLACEDTEGTEAKMFVARVVIVAIPAVLILGSYAQIARAVLRVKSTAGRRKAIGTCGSHLLVVSLFYGSATYTYLQPKDSYSESKGKFVALFYTIITPMFNPLIYTLRNKDVKGALWKVLGRGTATG, via the coding sequence ATGGGAAGCTTCAACACCAGTTTGGGAGGAGGCTTCATTTTGGTGGGcttctcagactggcctcaactaGAAATCatcttctttatttatattttgattttctacTCTCTAACTCTCTTTGGCAACACCACCATCATTGCTCTTTCCCGAATGGACCCTCAATTACACactcccatgtacttcttcctctcccacctctccttcctgGACCTCTGCTTCACCACCAGCACTGTGCCCCAGCTCCTGATCAACCTTCATGGACTTGACAGGACCATCAGCTATGGAGGGTGTGTGGCCCAGCTGCTCATATCTCTTGCTCTGGGCTCCACAGAGAGTTTGCTCCTGGTGGTGATGGCCTTTGACCGCTATGCTGCTGTGTGCCGTCCACTGCACTACATGACCATCATGCACCCCCTTCTCTGCCAGGCATTGGCTGTTGTCTCCTGGGTGGGAGGCCTCGTGAACTCTCTGATCCAGACAAGCCTCATGATGACCATGCCCCTCTGTGGCCATCGACTGAATCACTTCTTCTGTGAGATGCCTGTGTTCCTCAAGTTGGCCTGTGAAGACACAGAAGGAACAGAGGCCAAGATGTTTGTGGCCAGAGTGGTGATTGTTGCAATTCCAGCTGTGCTCATCCTGGGCTCCTATGCTCAGATTGCCAGGGCAGTGCTGAGGGTCAAGTCAACAGCTGGGCGCAGAAAGGCTATTGGGACCTGTGGTTCCCACCTCCTGGTAGTTTCTCTGTTTTATGGCTCAGCCACCTACACATACTTACAGCCCAAGGACAGCTATTCTGAGAGCAAAGGGAAGTTTGTTGCCCTTTTTTATACTATCATCACCCCCATGTTCAACCCTCTGATTTATACCCTGAGGAACAAGGATgtgaagggggctctgtggaagGTGTTAGGGAGAGGAACAGCCACAGGATAG